The Plasmodium knowlesi strain H genome assembly, chromosome: 14 genome has a segment encoding these proteins:
- a CDS encoding U3 small nucleolar RNA-associated protein 6, putative, whose protein sequence is MTDKVCRMVENMVYEFNDLKRKELFTDKEIVTIANKRRNHEYTINSSSSILLNYILYIEFEINLEKIREKRKLKKKNDMLNEINEYNKLLKSQYEEYTNLKAKIQSEKCPQKSKSLRKLLNKSEYNINCCKKNILKMENKLQVLIRHSLSDYSLVKRIINIFQTCLRKHHNNIEIWLHYFNFCYVKRRMENLESAILNSLKYHIQNELIWVFYLHYFYNIRKNIQYTRKLYIRAILFIPKSLSLNVLYFNIEFDIFYKLLTNFKQKVDNSSNNHFNQFVDFCKNSAKEEQDTNDATASQTKEDILKRDIDQGDYKTVKDEDKYGLDVIIFLTKKYLETFQNDKSHLYIFIFLLLNIYFKMEKNKWVKNYVLRFDNFKEIIFNSIDMYKRDQPCFFYYQFVSKCVASTHCELSEDKDFQLLKNSFYQNGGEESQLQRYFDVTQVNLMLRELLDTFHNDLMVYFFCLLLENLFEVFVEYANVDDVFTVDNYAGAQFPLLTQPEGSLNGDAKTGGNKDNTEPKLDEQLEEQSNKEDMEGKKNILFHMKKPTLTNHEELQIFQFLKEEIFLCGSYKFKKVNEEYLKEKDNSTYHFLQKLNFVAYVCLFENRHSDISKNNFIYNYEEINKNSEILSSILYFFLFDPKKVEAGDMPKRKHQLEHAQQVNEAQGDLSKRRKKGFALLGKDSQRLPQASSKRGQRRDVNSVYESDSDNMSDEESGGVSSKSNSNSDSDSNSEGDGQRNPDLDEHLNPNEGKGSTNGGEGPIKLHTQPTCENETAKQKISIIDELLSLLSKEVDIFVKVTILKCILKLIIFLNNNQLKRHFSATISEEFEKVRKTPPQKNFLKVELTNLTDLYKKAYSDEYAGV, encoded by the coding sequence ATGACGGACAAGGTGTGCCGCATGGTGGAAAACATGGTATACGAGTTTAATGACTTGAAGAGAAAGGAGTTATTCACAGACAAGGAAATCGTAACAATTGCgaacaaaaggaggaaccACGAGTACACAATTAACAGCTCATCCAGTATACTACTCAACTACATTTTATACATTGAATTTGAAattaatttggaaaaaataagagaaaagagaaaattgaaaaaaaaaaatgatatgctGAATGAGATTAATGAATATAATAAATTGCTAAAAAGTCAATATGAGGAGTATACAAATTTGAAggcaaaaatacaaagtgaaaaatgcCCCCAAAAGAGCAAGTCGCTGCGGAAGTTACTAAATAAAAGTGAATACAACATTAACTGTTgtaagaagaatattttaaaaatggaaaataaattacaaGTGCTGATACGACATAGCTTATCAGATTATTCActtgtaaaaagaataattaaCATCTTCCAAACGTGTTTAAGGAAACATCATAATAATATAGAAATATGGCTACACTACTTCAACTTCTGCTACGTAAAACGCAGAATGGAAAATTTGGAGAGTGCCATATTAAACAGCTTAAAATATCATATACAAAATGAACTCATATGGGTCTTCTACCTGCACTATTTTTATAacattagaaaaaatattcaataCACAAGGAAGCTATACATAAGGGCCATTTTATTCATCCCCAAAAGTTTATCCCTTAACGTTTTATACTTCAACATAGAATTCGACATATTCTACAAACTGCTAACAAATTTTAAGCAAAAAGTAGACAATTCGTCTAATAACCATTTTAACCAATTCGTTGACTTCTGCAAAAATAGcgcaaaggaagaacaagacACTAATGATGCTACAGCTAGCCAAACGAAAGAAGACATACTCAAACGTGATATTGATCAAGGGGATTACAAAACTGTTAAGGATGAGGATAAATATGGTTTAGATGTAATCATCTTCCTAACGAAGAAATATTTGGAAACATttcaaaatgataaaagccatctttacattttcattttcctacttttaaatatttattttaaaatggaaaaaaacaaatgggtAAAGAATTATGTTCTTCGGTTTGACAATTTTAAGGAAATAATCTTTAACTCCATAGACATGTACAAGAGGGATCAACCCTGTTTTTTCTACTATCAATTTGTATCCAAATGTGTTGCTTCAACACATTGTGAACTCTCCGAAGATAAGGATTTCCAGCtcttaaaaaattccttctaCCAAAATGGCGGCGAAGAATCACAGCTACAAAGGTACTTTGACGTGACGCAAGTAAACCTCATGTTACGTGAACTCCTGGATACATTCCACAATGACCTTATGGTTTACTTCTTCTGTCTCCTACTTGAGAACCTATTCGAGGTTTTTGTAGAATACGCTAACGTAGACGATGTCTTCACCGTCGACAATTACGCTGGAGCGCAATTCCCACTGTTAACACAACCTGAAGGTTCCCTCAATGGGGATGCAAAAACGGGGGGGAACAAAGACAATACAGAACCCAAATTAGACGAACAATTGGAAGAACAAAGCAACAAGGAGGAcatggaggggaaaaaaaatatcctcttcCATATGAAGAAACCCACCTTGACAAATCATGAGGAATTACAAATTTTCCAgtttttaaaggaagaaatttttctgTGCGGTTCatacaaatttaaaaaagttaatgAAGAGTAcctaaaagaaaaggataacAGCACGTACCATTTTCTGCAGAAGCTGAACTTTGTGGCCTACGTTTGCCTCTTTGAAAATAGACACTCAGATATAAGTAAGAATAATTTCATTTACAATTATGAAGAAATCAACAAAAATAGCGAAATCctttcatccattttgtaCTTCTTCCTGTTCGATCCAAAAAAAGTCGAAGCGGGTGATATGCCCAAGAGGAAACACCAATTGGAGCACGCTCAACAGGTGAATGAAGCGCAAGGTGACCTCAGCAAAAGGCGCAAGAAAGGGTTCGCCCTCCTTGGTAAGGACAGTCAGCGCCTCCCCCAAGCATCCAGCAAACGGGGACAACGAAGAGATGTTAATAGTGTTTACGAAAGTGATAGCGATAACATGAGTGACGAGGAAAGTGGCGGAGTAAGCAGCAAAAGTAACAGCAACTCAGACAGTGATAGCAACAGCGAAGGTGATGGTCAAAGGAACCCCGACCTTGATGAGCACCTCAACCCAAACGAAGGCAAAGGAAGCACTAATGGAGGGGAGGGCCCAATCAAACTGCACACTCAACCCACATGCGAAAACGAAACAGccaaacaaaaaatttccaTCATTGATGAACTGCTTTCCTTACTAAGCAAAGAAGTGGACATCTTTGTCAAGGTtaccattttgaagtgtatcctaaaattaataatattcTTAAACAATAACCAATTGAAGCGCCATTTCAGCGCGACCATCTCTGAGGAATTTgaaaaggtaaggaaaaCTCCTCCCCAAAAAAACTTCCTCAAAGTGGAACTAACCAATTTGACCGATTTGTATAAAAAGGCGTACAGCGATGAGTACGCAGGGGTGTAA
- a CDS encoding exosome complex component RRP40, putative, translated as MEDGVIISGDYIQMGKDKVKGINEHNFEQVHDVESENFYRSKCSGILLKAPYYPYKYDIMNTSYKYMPKVGDLVIGIVKSKKLDYYQMDINCNCECIIHKIESFKYATKSSFPNLANGTLLYMIVEKINLDNNSVVASCINSSDVKSWINYENYLGELVDGYMFPVSIAYAKSLIGDKCYILDLIGTDISYEVAVGHNGRVWIKTDDPRETNMIHTALRYSYGKTKAQMDVLWKSIYNLGKKDT; from the exons ATGGAAGATGGGGTCATCATAAGTGGGGATTACATTCAGATGGGGAAAGACAAAGTCAAGGGAATAAATGAGCACAACTTCGAACAAGTGCATGATGTCGAGAGTGAGAACTTCTACCGAAGTAAATGTTCAGGCATTTTATTGAAAGCCCCATACTATCCCTATAAGTATGATATCATGAACACAAGTTATAAGTACATGCCCAAGGTAGGCGACCTGGTAATAGGTATAGTGAAGTCGAAAAAATTGGATTACTATCAGATGGACATAAACTGTAATTGTGAATGCATTATACACAAAATTGAAAGTTTTAAATACGCTACTAAGAGCAGTTTCCCCAATCTAGCAAATGGTACATTACTTTATATGattgtggaaaaaataaatttggatAATAACAGCGTTGTGGCTAGCTGTATTAATTCCTCTGATGTGAAGTCGTGGATCAATTATGAGAATTATTTGGGCGAACTGGTGGATGGGTATATGTTCCCTGTTAGCATTGCCTATGCCAAAAGTTTAATTGGCGATAAATGCTACATTTTGGATTTGATTGGCACAGATATCAGTTATGAAGTGGCGGTGGGCCATAACGGGCG GGTGTGGATTAAAACGGATGACCCTCGCGAAACCAATATGATACACACCGCATTAAGATACTCATATGGGAAGACCAAAGCGCAG ATGGACGTATTGTGGAAGTCTATTTACAACTtaggaaaaaaggacacttaa
- a CDS encoding DnaJ protein, putative, which produces MNEPSSGETNLQGGEDDVSAKGRSYGGAGGEKDAESNMNPSDNNTSSAVEDNHENSAQKEGADELGEDALNEMFDDFLKDIENISSNMENQQEGKKLNKGDAESEIARLLANKNSSPFEIFGIHEDVDMEKIKSKYRRLSVLIHPDKCKIEKASEAFHILNKAYEELKKDDIKEQYKSVYETAKKNIIKKLNLKKIRNELNEYLNKNEEEYEITKEVQLLINEECENLLKVQKEKMEYAQKCKLANLQYAKEKEEEKMKEELKKEEERKLWIEGREERVNNWKNYKKDNLKTEKEFHIYKNVGKKKEERTEEEKEKLKRISTTNPMEKDGNKKRRKT; this is translated from the coding sequence ATGAACGAACCGAGTAGTGGAGAAACGAATCTGCAGGGTGGGGAAGATGATGTAAGTGCGAAGGGTAGAAGTTATGGTGGTGCAGGCGGGGAAAAGGATGCGGAATCAAACATGAACCCAAGCGACAATAACACATCTAGCGCGGTCGAGGACAACCATGAGAATAGTGCACAGAAGGAAGGGGCAGATGAGCTAGGTGAAGACGCACTGAACGAGATGTTTGACGATTTTCTGAAAGacattgaaaatatttcctccaaTATGGAAAACCaacaagaagggaaaaaactaAATAAGGGGGATGCAGAAAGTGAAATAGCTAGATTATtagcaaataaaaatagttcACCATTTGAAATATTTGGTATACATGAAGATGTGGACATGGAAAAGATTAAAAGCAAGTATAGACGCCTGTCTGTGCTTATTCATCCAGATAAATGTAAAATTGAGAAAGCTAGTGAGGCGTttcacattttaaataaGGCTTATGAAGAACTGAAAAAAGACGACATTAAGGAACAGTACAAGAGTGTTTACGAGACGGCCAAGAAGAATATTATAAAgaaattaaatttaaaaaaaataagaaatgaaTTGAACGAATATTTAAACAAAAACGAAGAGGAGTATGAAATAACTAAAGAAGTACAACTACTGATTAACGAAGAATGTGAAAATCTTCTAAAAgtgcagaaggagaaaatggaaTATGCACAGAAATGTAAGCTAGCAAATTTGCAATATgctaaagaaaaggaagaagaaaaaatgaaggaggaattaaaaaaagaagaggaaagaaaattgtgGATTGAGGGCAGAGAGGAAAGAGTAAATAACTGGAAGAATTACAAGAAGGATAACTTGAAAACGGAGAAAGAattccatatatataaaaatgtggggaaaaagaaggaagagcgaacggaagaagaaaaggaaaaactcaaGAGGATTTCCACGACGAATCCGATGGAGAAGGATGGGAACaagaagaggagaaagacCTGA
- a CDS encoding U1 small nuclear ribonucleoprotein A, putative, with protein sequence MKHSNATNQVGNKEPNNDNPYEPPYNHKDISSAAEELHERNSTTNENVLDGNFGEYPPHYDGGPNDDTSKLNSPHRHPQGSNDQNIGINANSENISNAAAEGRNRSDSLNSTGTPTGAAINQMNNSMYTPNMPYMQNNKMMMNGGKNMHGKFPMNMNPPMSAFQNSHDIMTNPLRMPMFPGQPNPMLFNNPMHYMNSKAYLKHLKYNKVITADPSIPPNETLYVKNLNDRIKIDEMKKSLKDLFKQYGVIEDLVVMKSFWRKGQAWVVYDTVESSTKALNALQGFVLFGKIMQINYSHNKSDVHSKRDGTFVERSKEPKKPKQILERERKQKEIFEMMQRNFIEMQMNNFRIMQNNELEKRKKIDLSQMDTQDLIAKAQAKAYEEKNKKKNEDFTKNNNTMYQQPSPYYPMNAFAPMQNNIVVACKILFVENVVENVNTEEFNDLFKKFSGFIEARIIPQRNVAFVDYSDEAAATNAMKALQNYELQGSKLKISYAKR encoded by the exons ATGAAACACAGCAATGCGACAAACCAAGTGGGCAACAAAGAACCGAATAACGACAACCCGTATGAGCCCCCCTACAATCACAAGGACATCTCTTCCGCAGCTGAAGAGCTACATGAGAGAAATAGCACtacaaatgaaaatgtgCTAGATGGCAACTTCGGTGAGTACCCCCCCCATTACGATGGTGGCCCAAATGATGACACCAGCAAGTTGAACTCTCCCCATAGGCATCCCCAGGGGAGCAACGACCAGAATATCGGAATCAACGCGAACAGTGAAAATATCAGTAACGCCGCAGCGGAAGGGAGGAATCGATCTGACAGTCTAAACAGTACAGGCACCCCAACTGGCGCTGCGATCAATCAAATGAACAATTCCATGTACACCCCCAACATGCCCTACATgcaaaataacaaaatgatgatgaatggtgggaaaaatatgcacGGGAAATTCCCAATGAATATGAACCCACCCATGAGCGCCTTCCAAAACAGTCATGATATTATGACGAATCCGTTACGCATGCCTATGTTTCCAGGGCAACCAAACCCTATGCTATTTAATAACCCCATGCACTACATGAACAGTAAAGCCTATTTGAAGCACCTGAAATATAATAAAGTCATTACAGCCGACCCGAGCATACCTCCCAATGAAACCTTGTACGTAAAAAACTTAAACGATAGAATTAAAATagacgaaatgaaaaaaagtttaaaagaTTTATTTAAGCAGTATGGTGTAATCGAAGACCTGGTAGTAATGAAGTCATTCTGGAGAAAAGGGCAAGCATGGGTTGTGTATGATACAGTTGAAAGCTCAACCAAAGCGCTAAATGCACTACAAGGATTTGTACTTTTCGGAAAAATCATGCAAATAAACTATTCGCATAACAAAAGTGATGTACATTCAAAGAGAGATGGTACCTTTGTAGAAAGGTCCAAGGAACCGAAGAAACCAAAACAGATCCTGGAGAGAGAACGGAAGCAGAAAGAAATCTTCGAAATGATGCAGAGAAATTTTATAGAAATGCAAATGAATAATTTCCGAATTATGCAAAATAACGaattagaaaaaagaaaaaaaattgacttAAGTCAAATGGATACACAAGATTTAATTGCTAAGGCTCAGGCAAAGGCATAcgaggaaaagaacaaaaaaaaaaatgaagacttcacaaaaaataacaacactATGTACCAGCAACCTTCTCCTTACTACCCAATGAATGCATTTGCCCCCATGCAAAATAACATCGTTGTGGCGTGCAAAATTCTGTTTGTCGAAAATGTCGTGGAGAATGTGAACACAGAAGAATTTAATGATTTGTTTAAAAAGTTTTCCGGCTTCATTGAGGCCAGAATTATTCCCCAGAGGAATGTCGCCTTCGTGGATTACTCCGATGAGGCCGCAGCAACGAATGCGATGAAAG CTTTACAAAATTATGAGCTCCAGGGATCGAAGCTAAAAATATCCTACGCCAAGAGATAA